In Effusibacillus pohliae DSM 22757, a genomic segment contains:
- the tpiA gene encoding triose-phosphate isomerase has translation MAQTRTPIIAGNWKMYKTGAEAREFAAAVRQQLQGVAGVEMVVCAPFTALAALQETLAGSNIALGAQNVHFAEEGAYTGEIAPRMLSEFGVRFVIVGHSERRAYFNETDAMVNKKVQAALQHGLVPIVCVGEDLAEREAGQTFSIVEMQARAALAGVEAEQVAGVVIAYEPIWAIGTGKSSTAEDANEVVRHIRKTIAELYDQETANRVRIQYGGSVKPENIEEFLAQPEIDGALVGGASLAPESYVKLVRAASR, from the coding sequence ATGGCGCAAACACGCACCCCGATTATCGCGGGAAACTGGAAGATGTACAAAACCGGTGCGGAAGCCAGGGAGTTTGCGGCAGCGGTCAGGCAGCAACTGCAGGGAGTAGCGGGTGTGGAGATGGTGGTGTGCGCGCCGTTTACGGCACTGGCTGCACTGCAGGAGACGCTCGCCGGATCGAACATCGCGCTGGGGGCGCAAAACGTTCATTTTGCGGAAGAAGGGGCTTACACAGGCGAAATCGCGCCGCGCATGCTGAGCGAGTTCGGCGTCCGCTTTGTGATCGTCGGCCACTCGGAGCGGCGGGCCTATTTTAACGAGACGGACGCAATGGTCAACAAAAAAGTGCAGGCGGCGCTGCAGCACGGACTGGTGCCAATCGTCTGTGTCGGTGAAGATTTGGCGGAACGGGAGGCGGGACAAACGTTCTCCATCGTGGAAATGCAGGCACGGGCGGCGCTTGCCGGTGTGGAAGCGGAGCAGGTGGCCGGTGTGGTGATCGCCTATGAACCGATCTGGGCGATTGGAACGGGTAAGTCTTCGACTGCCGAAGATGCGAACGAAGTGGTTCGGCATATCCGGAAGACGATCGCGGAACTGTATGACCAGGAAACGGCCAATCGCGTGCGCATCCAATATGGCGGTTCGGTGAAACCTGAAAATATCGAGGAATTTTTGGCGCAGCCGGAGATCGACGGGGCGCTCGTCGGAGGCGCCAGCCTGGCGCCCGAATCGTACGTCAAGCTGGTTCGCGCCGCGTCGCGCTGA
- the gpmI gene encoding 2,3-bisphosphoglycerate-independent phosphoglycerate mutase, with protein sequence MARPRPVALIILDGFGLREEVQGNAVALANKPNFERYWTTYPHTQLNASGEAVGLPDGQMGNSEVGHLNIGAGRIVYQDLTRITKSIREGEFFENQAFLQAIRHVKEKGTKLHLAGLVSDGGVHSHIQHLFALLELAKRQQVENVFVHAFLDGRDVMPHTAINYIRDLQNKMQELGVGKLATLAGRYYAMDRDKRWDRTEKAYRAMVYGDGPKYTDPILALRESYDRSVTDEFVIPTVIVNPDESPVGLVEHEDAVILFNFRPDRAIQISRAFTNEAFDGFDRGPEHPERLHYVCMTFYSETVNGDVAFQPTELVNTMGEVLANHGLKQLRIAETEKFPHVTSFFSGGREAMFAGEERILIPSPKVATYDLKPEMSAYEVTNAVLKEIEAEKFDAIVLNFANPDMVGHTGVLEAAIKAVEAVDECLGQVVDKVLEKGGVAMIIADHGNADIMIDPATGKPWTAHTTQPVPCIVTKQGIQLRDGGILADVSPTLLKLLELSQPDEMTGKSLIVE encoded by the coding sequence ATGGCACGACCCAGACCTGTCGCTTTGATCATCCTTGACGGATTCGGCTTGCGGGAGGAAGTGCAGGGCAATGCGGTGGCGCTGGCGAACAAGCCGAATTTTGAGCGGTATTGGACGACTTATCCGCACACGCAACTGAATGCGTCGGGGGAAGCGGTCGGCCTGCCGGATGGGCAGATGGGCAACTCGGAAGTCGGCCACCTGAATATCGGAGCCGGCCGCATCGTGTATCAAGATCTGACCCGCATCACGAAGTCGATCCGGGAAGGGGAATTTTTCGAAAATCAGGCGTTCCTGCAAGCGATCCGACATGTGAAAGAAAAAGGGACGAAGCTACACCTTGCCGGCCTGGTGTCGGACGGCGGCGTGCACAGCCATATCCAGCATCTGTTCGCTTTGCTGGAACTGGCGAAGCGGCAGCAGGTGGAGAACGTGTTTGTCCATGCGTTCCTCGACGGACGCGATGTCATGCCGCACACGGCAATCAACTACATACGGGATCTGCAAAACAAGATGCAGGAACTTGGCGTGGGCAAGCTGGCTACGCTCGCGGGCCGCTATTATGCGATGGACCGCGACAAGCGCTGGGACCGGACGGAAAAAGCATACCGCGCGATGGTGTACGGAGACGGGCCGAAGTATACCGATCCGATCCTCGCGCTGCGCGAAAGCTATGACAGGTCGGTGACGGATGAATTCGTGATCCCGACGGTGATCGTCAATCCGGACGAGTCGCCCGTCGGACTGGTGGAACATGAGGATGCGGTGATCCTGTTCAATTTCCGGCCGGACCGGGCGATCCAAATCTCGCGGGCGTTCACGAACGAGGCGTTCGACGGCTTCGACCGCGGGCCGGAACATCCGGAACGTTTGCACTATGTGTGCATGACGTTCTATTCCGAGACGGTCAATGGGGACGTGGCGTTTCAACCGACCGAGCTGGTCAACACGATGGGGGAAGTATTGGCCAACCACGGGCTGAAACAGCTCCGAATCGCCGAGACGGAGAAGTTCCCGCATGTCACCTCGTTTTTCTCGGGTGGTCGGGAAGCAATGTTCGCCGGCGAAGAGCGGATTTTGATTCCGTCTCCGAAAGTGGCGACCTATGACCTAAAGCCCGAGATGAGCGCGTACGAAGTGACAAATGCGGTGTTGAAAGAGATCGAAGCGGAGAAATTCGACGCGATCGTGCTGAACTTTGCCAATCCGGACATGGTCGGCCACACCGGTGTGCTGGAAGCGGCGATCAAAGCGGTGGAAGCGGTCGACGAGTGCCTCGGCCAGGTGGTCGACAAAGTGCTGGAAAAAGGCGGCGTAGCCATGATCATCGCCGACCACGGCAATGCCGACATCATGATCGACCCGGCGACCGGCAAGCCGTGGACCGCGCACACCACGCAGCCGGTCCCCTGCATTGTGACCAAGCAGGGGATCCAATTGCGGGACGGCGGAATTTTGGCAGATGTTTCGCCGACGCTCCTGAAGCTGCTGGAGTTGTCGCAGCCTGACGAGATGACGGGCAAATCGCTGATTGTCGAGTGA
- the eno gene encoding phosphopyruvate hydratase has protein sequence MSIIYDVRAREVLDSRGNPTVEVEVELESGEIGRAIVPSGASTGAYEAVELRDGDKDRYLGKGVLQAVQNVNETIGPEIVGMDALDQVGIDNLMIGMDGTPNKSKLGANAILGVSMAAAHAAADFLGLPLYVYLGGFNAKTLPVPMMNILNGGVHADNNVDIQEFMVMPVGAESFREALRIGAEVFHNLKAVLKEQGLNTAVGDEGGFAPNLKSNEEALKAIISAIERAGYKPGEQVFLALDVASTEMYKDGKYHLAGEGVTRTSEEMIAWYEELTSKYPIISIEDGLSEDDWDGWKKLTERLGSKVQLVGDDLFVTNTQRLKQGIQTGVGNSILVKVNQIGTLTETFDAIEMAKRAGYTAVISHRSGESEDVTIADIAVAANAGQIKTGAPSRTDRVAKYNQLLRIEDMLDYTSQYAGKNAFYNIKRAF, from the coding sequence ATGAGCATTATTTACGATGTTCGTGCACGTGAGGTATTGGATTCGCGTGGCAATCCGACGGTCGAGGTGGAAGTGGAGCTGGAAAGCGGCGAGATCGGGCGCGCGATCGTGCCTTCCGGCGCGTCCACTGGTGCTTATGAGGCGGTGGAACTGCGTGATGGTGACAAGGACCGCTATCTTGGAAAAGGCGTGCTGCAAGCGGTGCAAAATGTGAACGAAACGATTGGGCCGGAAATCGTCGGCATGGACGCGTTGGATCAAGTGGGAATCGACAACCTGATGATCGGGATGGACGGAACTCCCAACAAAAGCAAACTCGGGGCGAACGCGATTCTCGGCGTTTCGATGGCGGCCGCCCATGCGGCGGCTGATTTTCTCGGGCTGCCGCTGTACGTCTACCTCGGCGGATTCAACGCAAAAACGCTGCCGGTGCCGATGATGAACATCCTGAACGGCGGGGTGCACGCCGACAACAATGTGGACATCCAGGAATTCATGGTGATGCCGGTTGGCGCCGAAAGCTTCCGGGAAGCGCTGCGGATCGGAGCGGAAGTATTCCACAACCTGAAAGCGGTCCTGAAAGAGCAGGGACTCAATACGGCGGTCGGCGATGAAGGCGGGTTTGCGCCGAACCTGAAGTCGAACGAGGAAGCGCTGAAAGCGATCATCAGCGCGATCGAACGTGCCGGATACAAGCCGGGCGAGCAGGTGTTCCTGGCGCTTGACGTGGCTTCCACCGAGATGTATAAAGACGGCAAGTACCACCTGGCGGGCGAAGGCGTCACCCGGACGTCGGAAGAGATGATCGCCTGGTACGAAGAACTGACCAGCAAGTATCCGATCATTTCGATCGAAGACGGCCTATCGGAGGACGATTGGGACGGCTGGAAGAAGCTGACCGAACGGCTTGGCTCGAAAGTGCAACTGGTGGGGGACGACCTGTTCGTCACCAACACGCAGCGTCTCAAGCAGGGCATTCAAACGGGTGTCGGCAACTCGATTCTGGTGAAAGTCAACCAAATCGGGACCCTGACCGAAACGTTTGACGCGATCGAGATGGCGAAACGAGCCGGTTACACGGCTGTGATTTCGCACCGTTCCGGTGAATCGGAAGATGTGACGATCGCGGACATTGCGGTGGCCGCCAACGCGGGCCAGATCAAAACGGGTGCGCCGTCCCGCACCGATCGCGTAGCGAAGTACAACCAACTGCTGCGGATCGAGGACATGCTGGATTACACCAGCCAATACGCGGGCAAAAACGCATTTTACAATATTAAGAGAGCTTTCTAG
- the secG gene encoding preprotein translocase subunit SecG, translating to MIAFAKILLVIVSVLLIIIVLLQSGRNAGLSGAITGGAEQLMGRKARGLDAVFAKITAGLAVAFICLSVWVAWLVTHQ from the coding sequence ATGATTGCATTTGCAAAAATCTTGCTTGTCATCGTCAGCGTTCTGCTGATCATTATCGTGTTGCTGCAATCCGGCAGAAACGCCGGTTTGTCGGGAGCGATCACCGGCGGCGCGGAACAGTTGATGGGCCGCAAGGCGCGCGGGTTGGATGCGGTTTTTGCAAAAATCACCGCTGGACTGGCTGTTGCTTTTATCTGCTTGTCCGTCTGGGTCGCTTGGCTTGTTACGCATCAATAA
- a CDS encoding alpha/beta hydrolase — translation MNLKRPEAFDLPGGKTGVLLIHGFTGTPSELRLLGEFLAEKGFAVKAPLLAGHGTTPEQMMKTGMRDWIKSAGDAYFDLKRRCEEVFVAGLSMGGALALHLAARLPVNGVVPMCAPIFLADRRAKFSRFVAPFVKFHHHKTPHPEHIAPYMAGYTKTPVRCVPELLKLIRMVRRELREVKVPALIMQAEQDLTVLPKSADYIYKHIGSRKKQLKWYPNSGHILTVDRDREQVFADLASFLHEHRGSSSPVLRV, via the coding sequence ATGAATCTGAAGCGGCCGGAAGCTTTCGATTTGCCTGGCGGAAAAACGGGCGTTCTGCTGATCCACGGGTTCACGGGGACGCCGTCCGAACTGCGGTTGTTGGGAGAATTTTTGGCGGAAAAAGGGTTTGCGGTGAAAGCGCCGCTCTTGGCGGGCCACGGAACGACTCCGGAACAGATGATGAAGACGGGAATGCGGGACTGGATCAAGTCGGCGGGGGACGCGTATTTTGATTTGAAGCGGCGCTGCGAGGAAGTGTTTGTGGCCGGGCTCTCGATGGGTGGGGCGCTTGCCCTGCATTTGGCTGCCCGGCTGCCGGTCAATGGGGTGGTGCCGATGTGCGCCCCGATTTTTCTCGCTGACCGCCGCGCCAAATTTTCCCGCTTCGTCGCTCCGTTCGTGAAATTTCATCATCACAAGACGCCGCATCCGGAGCATATCGCGCCTTATATGGCCGGTTATACCAAGACGCCTGTCCGCTGTGTGCCGGAACTGCTGAAACTGATCCGCATGGTCAGGCGGGAATTGCGCGAGGTGAAAGTCCCGGCGCTGATTATGCAGGCGGAACAGGACCTCACCGTCCTGCCGAAAAGCGCTGATTATATCTACAAACATATCGGATCGCGGAAAAAACAGCTCAAGTGGTATCCGAACTCCGGCCATATTTTGACGGTCGACCGCGACAGGGAGCAGGTGTTCGCCGATCTTGCATCGTTTCTGCACGAGCATCGGGGATCAAGCAGTCCCGTTTTGCGCGTTTGA
- the rnr gene encoding ribonuclease R, whose product MEQQRIVDFMKEKLYKPMNVLELKEALGVQDGDELEELVKLLNRMEEEGLVVRTRTHRYGLPSKMNLVVGRLQGKAKGFGFVIPTDPEEIAHGDVFVNAGDMNGAMHGDKVIARVHKKAGINGLREGEIIRILERAHKTVVGTFVSHQHYAFVIPDDPRIGIELFVPEADFNGAADGMKVVAEITHFPEGWKAAQGKVIEVLGYPDQPGVDILAVIRKHGLPESFPDEVLQAAEAVPDTISEADLQGRRDLRKRRMVTIDGEDAKDLDDAVSVERLPNGNILLGVHIADVGYYVRENSPLDKEAYNRGTSVYLVDRVIPMLPHRLSNGICSLNPKVDRLTLTCDMEWSPDAQLVRHEIYPSVIRTNERMTYTNVRKILLDKDPELIDRYRELLADFQLMEELAMKLRERRMRRGAIDFDFDEAKIIVDRQGKPVEIKKRERSIAEQIIEEFMLAANETVSEHFHWLNIPFLYRVHEEPDSQRLNDFNDFIRNFGYALKGIGNKTHPRALQRLLEDIKGKPEERVISTVMLRSMKQAKYSHEPLGHFGLAAEFYSHFTSPIRRYPDLVIHRIIREAIEHGGTLPPERIDQLRAKLPEIAQHSSERERLAVDAERETDLVKKVEFMEGRIGEDFAGYISGITAFGIFVELDNTVEGMVHVSYLEDDYYHYEEKQYALIGERTGRMFRIGDRVKVRVEAVNKQARTIDFRLLEGGEYRGLGRGGWGRHEADMENGVDKRQAKRKQFARAARQRQKRALKAVAKKAAKLRKQKKSKR is encoded by the coding sequence TTGGAACAGCAGAGAATCGTAGATTTCATGAAAGAAAAATTGTATAAACCGATGAACGTGCTGGAATTGAAAGAAGCGCTCGGAGTGCAGGACGGAGACGAGCTGGAAGAGTTGGTCAAACTGTTGAACCGGATGGAAGAGGAGGGGCTGGTTGTTCGCACCCGCACGCACCGGTACGGGCTGCCGTCGAAGATGAATCTGGTGGTCGGCCGGCTGCAGGGCAAGGCGAAGGGATTCGGGTTTGTGATCCCGACCGACCCGGAAGAGATTGCACACGGGGACGTGTTTGTCAATGCCGGCGACATGAACGGGGCGATGCACGGAGATAAGGTGATCGCACGCGTCCATAAAAAAGCGGGTATCAACGGTTTGCGCGAAGGCGAAATCATTCGGATTTTGGAACGGGCGCATAAGACGGTCGTCGGCACGTTTGTTTCCCACCAGCATTACGCGTTCGTGATACCGGACGATCCGCGGATCGGGATCGAACTGTTTGTGCCGGAGGCCGATTTTAACGGCGCCGCCGACGGCATGAAAGTCGTGGCGGAAATCACCCATTTTCCCGAGGGGTGGAAAGCTGCGCAAGGGAAAGTGATCGAGGTGCTTGGGTATCCCGACCAGCCTGGCGTCGACATTCTGGCGGTGATTCGCAAGCACGGGCTGCCGGAATCGTTCCCGGACGAGGTGCTGCAGGCGGCGGAAGCGGTACCGGATACGATTTCCGAGGCCGATCTGCAAGGCCGGCGGGATTTGCGCAAGCGGCGGATGGTGACGATCGACGGCGAGGATGCGAAGGATCTGGACGATGCGGTGTCGGTGGAACGGCTGCCGAACGGCAACATTTTGCTTGGTGTGCATATTGCGGATGTGGGTTACTATGTGCGGGAAAATTCGCCTCTCGACAAGGAAGCGTATAACCGGGGAACATCCGTGTACCTGGTCGATCGTGTGATTCCGATGCTGCCGCACCGTTTGTCAAACGGGATTTGCTCGCTGAATCCGAAGGTCGACCGCTTGACGCTCACTTGCGACATGGAATGGTCGCCGGACGCACAATTGGTGCGGCATGAGATCTATCCGAGCGTGATCCGGACGAATGAACGGATGACGTATACCAATGTCCGCAAGATTTTGCTGGACAAGGATCCGGAATTGATCGATCGCTACCGGGAACTGCTTGCCGATTTTCAGTTGATGGAAGAACTGGCGATGAAGCTGCGTGAGCGGCGGATGCGGCGGGGCGCGATCGATTTCGATTTTGACGAAGCGAAAATCATCGTCGACCGGCAGGGCAAGCCGGTGGAGATCAAAAAGCGGGAACGCTCGATCGCCGAGCAGATCATTGAGGAGTTTATGCTGGCGGCGAACGAGACGGTGTCGGAACATTTTCACTGGCTGAACATTCCGTTCCTCTACCGTGTGCACGAGGAGCCGGACAGCCAGCGGCTGAACGATTTTAACGATTTTATCCGCAACTTCGGGTATGCGCTGAAAGGGATCGGTAACAAAACCCATCCGCGGGCTCTGCAAAGATTGCTGGAGGACATCAAAGGGAAGCCGGAGGAGCGGGTTATCTCGACCGTGATGCTGCGCTCGATGAAGCAGGCCAAATATTCGCATGAGCCACTTGGCCATTTTGGCTTGGCGGCCGAATTTTACAGCCACTTTACGTCGCCCATCAGGCGCTATCCCGATCTGGTGATCCACCGGATCATTCGCGAGGCGATCGAGCACGGCGGCACGCTGCCTCCGGAACGGATCGACCAGCTGCGGGCGAAGCTGCCGGAGATCGCCCAGCATTCGTCGGAACGCGAACGCTTGGCGGTCGATGCGGAACGGGAGACCGACCTGGTGAAAAAGGTCGAGTTTATGGAAGGAAGGATCGGCGAGGATTTCGCAGGGTATATTTCCGGCATCACCGCGTTCGGGATTTTTGTGGAGCTCGACAACACGGTTGAGGGTATGGTGCATGTCTCCTATCTGGAGGATGATTACTATCATTACGAGGAAAAACAGTATGCGCTGATCGGCGAGCGAACCGGGCGCATGTTCCGCATCGGCGACCGGGTGAAAGTTCGCGTGGAAGCGGTCAACAAGCAAGCGCGGACGATCGATTTCCGGCTATTGGAGGGCGGCGAATACCGCGGACTGGGCCGCGGCGGGTGGGGCAGGCACGAGGCTGACATGGAAAATGGCGTAGACAAGCGGCAAGCGAAACGGAAGCAGTTTGCGCGAGCGGCCCGCCAACGGCAAAAACGCGCTCTCAAGGCGGTGGCGAAAAAGGCCGCGAAGCTTCGCAAACAGAAAAAGAGCAAGCGATAG
- a CDS encoding tetratricopeptide repeat protein, translated as MTTMIALGDKIQRLRVWRGLTQTELAAGLVTPSMISQIEGNKANPSTELLLQIIQRLGVSVETFLKDVYLDLGGRAMYRFVLDLMEHNQYGAALKFLRQLEERPNVVEPNELQLQIAVCMQNTGKVQEAIEKLDEILSVVQVGEDREFTAKVLYQLGDAYFKLHNLSLALFYGQKADAMLREVENADRYLQARVKNMLGVVSSRLGEYENAIRYHQAAYELYLPDRPARAATMLMNLGIEYKNLGDYAKSEDYYKKSIDMFKEFPVEKNSIAVKHNYGILLGKTARYEEALNLLNQCLAEFKEHQFADMLPSVYHEMAQIELSRGNLDIAKTYVLQGLECAGSDHYTIPYLKKVYAEILSKGGQLQEAIRHLEESIPIYQKYSRIADLVKMLPFLSKCYLQLGDVEKAVSILENSKVYAKNLL; from the coding sequence ATGACGACGATGATTGCACTTGGGGACAAAATCCAACGCCTGCGCGTCTGGAGAGGTCTCACGCAAACCGAATTGGCGGCCGGATTGGTGACGCCGAGCATGATTTCGCAGATTGAGGGCAACAAGGCGAACCCTTCCACCGAGCTGTTGCTGCAAATTATCCAAAGGCTTGGCGTGTCGGTCGAGACGTTTTTGAAAGACGTCTATCTGGATCTGGGCGGCCGGGCGATGTACCGCTTCGTATTGGATTTGATGGAACATAACCAGTACGGTGCGGCTCTTAAATTCCTGCGGCAGTTGGAAGAACGGCCGAACGTGGTGGAGCCGAACGAATTGCAGCTCCAGATCGCTGTCTGCATGCAGAACACGGGGAAAGTGCAGGAAGCGATCGAAAAGCTGGATGAGATTCTGTCTGTCGTGCAGGTCGGAGAAGACCGGGAGTTTACAGCCAAAGTCCTCTATCAACTGGGAGATGCCTATTTTAAGCTGCACAACCTCAGCCTGGCGCTGTTCTACGGACAGAAAGCGGACGCCATGTTGCGGGAGGTGGAAAATGCGGATCGCTATCTGCAGGCGCGGGTGAAAAACATGCTCGGCGTGGTCAGCTCGCGGCTTGGCGAATATGAAAACGCAATCCGCTACCACCAGGCCGCATACGAACTGTATTTGCCCGATCGTCCGGCGAGGGCGGCTACGATGTTGATGAATCTCGGTATCGAGTATAAAAATCTGGGCGATTATGCAAAGTCGGAAGATTATTACAAGAAATCGATCGACATGTTTAAGGAATTTCCTGTCGAAAAAAATAGCATTGCGGTCAAACACAATTATGGTATACTGTTAGGTAAGACCGCCAGGTATGAAGAGGCACTGAATCTGCTCAATCAATGTCTGGCTGAGTTTAAGGAGCATCAGTTCGCTGACATGCTGCCGAGCGTCTATCATGAGATGGCGCAGATCGAGCTCAGCAGAGGCAACCTGGACATAGCGAAGACGTATGTGCTGCAAGGGCTTGAATGTGCCGGCAGCGACCACTACACAATTCCGTATCTGAAAAAGGTGTATGCCGAAATTTTAAGTAAAGGAGGTCAACTGCAAGAAGCCATTCGGCATCTCGAAGAATCGATCCCAATCTATCAGAAGTATTCTCGCATTGCAGATCTCGTCAAGATGCTTCCTTTCCTCAGCAAGTGCTATCTGCAGCTTGGTGATGTCGAAAAAGCTGTGTCCATCTTGGAAAACTCCAAGGTGTACGCGAAAAATCTTCTGTAA
- the smpB gene encoding SsrA-binding protein SmpB — MAKQDEGPKVLAQNKKATHDYFIEDTYEAGIVLTGTEIKSIRQGKANLQDSFARISNGEAWLVNMHVSPFEQGNRFNVDPTRTRKLLLHKAEIMKLLGQTKEKGYSLIPLKLYIKNGFCKVLIGLAKGKKKYDKREAMAKRDAQREMERALRERQKY; from the coding sequence ATGGCGAAACAAGACGAGGGTCCGAAAGTGCTCGCGCAAAACAAAAAGGCGACGCACGACTATTTTATCGAGGATACGTACGAAGCGGGCATCGTGCTGACAGGAACCGAAATAAAGTCGATTCGCCAGGGCAAGGCGAATCTGCAGGACAGCTTCGCCCGCATCTCCAACGGGGAAGCGTGGCTGGTGAACATGCATGTCTCTCCGTTTGAACAGGGCAACCGGTTTAATGTCGATCCGACGCGCACGCGCAAACTGCTGCTGCACAAGGCGGAGATTATGAAACTGTTGGGCCAGACGAAAGAAAAAGGCTATTCATTGATCCCGCTCAAGCTGTATATCAAGAACGGGTTTTGCAAAGTTTTGATCGGCCTTGCGAAAGGGAAGAAAAAATATGATAAGCGCGAAGCGATGGCAAAACGGGACGCACAGCGGGAAATGGAGAGAGCTTTGCGCGAACGTCAGAAATACTGA
- a CDS encoding recombinase family protein — protein sequence MRAAIYTRVSSNMQAEDGFSLEAQHDILMELLERKGLELYRVYSDPGVSGKTFKRPGVQAMIADMKAGRFEALLIHKLDRLSRNLGDLYAFVELINKLDVRLIIAAQGTEEIDTRSPMGKAFLFFSGIWAQIYLENLREETLKGLTKKAQKGGKHMSRPPLGYTFDDRYNLVVVEEEAKLVREVFDLYLNRGWGVTKIAKYMNEFSTTKEGGKWDNKSVRNVLTNPTYAGYNHFKPAHWPEESRILTEGQHVPLVSKEDFERVKQFRSRRAAGYMSRRSFIYAYSGIVKCGQCGATYAGNTSVHNGREYRSYRCLNQYAKKTCDAPSISERMLNQLVFDHLQLIDDGFQSKKSKKRNTQTDIQKEVEKSNRRRKNWMLALGDGKLSAEDYAMLIEEEDARMRALYEQIQDRPEPSIPVEELRKMMKSLKEDWDLIEPETQKQLIQSMFQKIVILKGKDGWEITDLLTV from the coding sequence TTGCGAGCGGCAATTTACACTCGCGTTTCGTCAAACATGCAAGCAGAGGATGGTTTTTCACTTGAGGCGCAGCACGATATCCTTATGGAGCTTCTTGAGCGAAAAGGGCTCGAATTGTACCGCGTATACTCGGATCCAGGTGTAAGCGGAAAAACATTCAAACGACCTGGCGTCCAAGCGATGATCGCCGACATGAAGGCCGGCCGTTTTGAAGCCTTGCTCATTCACAAATTGGACAGGCTCAGCCGGAATCTTGGCGATTTGTATGCCTTTGTGGAACTCATCAACAAACTGGACGTGAGGTTGATCATCGCGGCACAGGGAACCGAGGAAATTGATACCCGATCACCCATGGGGAAAGCATTCCTCTTTTTCTCAGGTATCTGGGCGCAGATTTATCTGGAGAATTTGCGGGAAGAAACCCTTAAAGGACTCACCAAAAAAGCGCAAAAAGGCGGAAAACACATGTCACGGCCGCCGCTCGGTTATACATTTGACGACCGATACAATCTGGTCGTTGTGGAGGAAGAAGCGAAGCTAGTACGCGAGGTTTTCGATCTATACCTCAACCGCGGTTGGGGCGTAACAAAAATCGCCAAGTATATGAACGAATTCTCGACCACTAAAGAAGGTGGAAAGTGGGACAATAAAAGCGTTCGAAACGTGCTCACCAACCCGACGTATGCAGGATACAACCATTTCAAACCAGCCCACTGGCCGGAAGAAAGCCGAATCCTGACGGAAGGCCAACATGTGCCTCTGGTAAGCAAAGAGGACTTTGAACGAGTCAAGCAATTTCGGTCCCGCCGCGCAGCCGGTTATATGTCCAGGCGGTCATTTATCTATGCGTATAGCGGCATCGTAAAATGCGGACAGTGTGGAGCCACATACGCAGGCAATACATCGGTGCATAACGGACGGGAATACCGCAGCTATCGGTGTCTGAACCAGTATGCAAAGAAAACTTGTGATGCGCCGAGCATTTCAGAACGAATGTTGAATCAACTTGTATTTGATCACTTGCAACTGATCGACGACGGGTTCCAAAGCAAAAAATCGAAAAAAAGGAACACCCAAACCGACATCCAGAAAGAAGTTGAAAAAAGCAATCGCCGCCGCAAGAATTGGATGCTCGCCCTTGGTGATGGCAAGTTATCGGCGGAGGACTATGCGATGTTGATCGAAGAAGAAGATGCTCGAATGCGAGCGCTTTACGAACAAATTCAAGACAGACCAGAACCTTCAATTCCGGTCGAAGAACTTCGCAAAATGATGAAGAGCTTGAAAGAAGATTGGGATCTCATCGAACCCGAAACACAAAAACAACTGATCCAGTCAATGTTTCAAAAAATCGTGATCCTGAAAGGAAAAGACGGCTGGGAAATCACCGATCTCCTAACCGTCTAA
- a CDS encoding LexA family protein: MDLRMLAPIVGEFYTAAPTPFFPQDEYPFLKLSTIDYAQRFAVILGDDGLENWGIRRGDYLLFRRQGWPTEHRQLCFIHFGDEAILRIIPDMWASEIELLAANDEYPPISTHRNQFVVTGVCCGIRRPDDEIEIVYPE, from the coding sequence ATGGATCTACGGATGCTGGCCCCCATCGTCGGAGAATTTTACACCGCAGCCCCAACGCCTTTCTTCCCCCAGGACGAATACCCGTTCCTCAAACTGTCAACCATCGATTACGCCCAGCGGTTTGCCGTGATCCTGGGCGATGACGGTCTGGAAAACTGGGGGATTCGCCGCGGCGACTATCTCCTGTTCCGCCGTCAGGGGTGGCCGACAGAACACAGGCAACTGTGTTTCATCCACTTTGGCGACGAGGCGATTCTGCGCATCATCCCAGACATGTGGGCATCCGAAATCGAATTGCTCGCAGCAAACGATGAATACCCGCCGATCTCCACCCACCGCAACCAGTTCGTCGTCACCGGGGTCTGCTGTGGGATCAGACGGCCGGATGATGAAATTGAAATTGTGTACCCGGAATAA